A genomic segment from Triticum dicoccoides isolate Atlit2015 ecotype Zavitan chromosome 1A, WEW_v2.0, whole genome shotgun sequence encodes:
- the LOC119360764 gene encoding uncharacterized protein LOC119360764, which yields MDKTHKEEAVKTTCHEDTTSTDGSSMDEYDPWNPPYPPPCPPAVEYSLSDSIRLVAKWSREKEAALGALRASSIIFPERIPKEVNHLFHDKVHHLAPILDKDSVRRFLSYMERNGQGMRWGSIITPEALNHMISQNAVKCVKIVLEGQAPELDGCRAGPNCMNQYGYYPLHRAAEFFSVDMIQLLVRHGASANLRTAGAEVIEGLLPLHVAVENTCMHKYLEDSLFPNHEHRDYSEADANFIFKLIHLLCLPEMKIFLDTTRLIAKYTDNLLDELWNYIKEGKLAETAVLLMAAQEQIRMGTSRKRNGDSKPDGLAIICDRIWNNNIALQSEKGQQVEARIKLNNMALMLVHVISKAGEGLDSYIQKHLEVPYFMQVPHLEVIERVSSILKDNGFCPTSEWTEIGNLCPYEDVLSSEDVPNKSGESDTNREALEMDYLQTVVNKATRKRKPRRWELKLARRSFFPWWRSVLSARSKVKIIIPHKWARPSECLDLEMAWKKPTQGLDGETASKKETVEDGSAAAGHGVMGRFPMVVYSSKPGELFTTIPLTDIPKYMKQQQRRQSRRLFSTAVNYQPRMVIGTGVNPQPGRRLFGTAALMLLKVLKKA from the exons ATGGATAAAACACACAAGGAGGAGGCAGTGAAAACCACATGTCATGAAGATACTACCAGTACTGATGGATCAAGCATGGATGAATACGATCCATGGAATCCTCcgtatcctcctccatgccctcctgcTGTTGAATATAGCTTAAGTGACTCTATCCGTTTAGTAGCTAAG TGGTCACGTGAGAAAGAAGCTGCACTTGGTGCCCTCAGAGCATCCAGTATAATCTTCCCAGAACGCATCCCTAAG GAGGTGAATCATCTCTTCCATGATAAAGTGCACCATTTGGCACCCATCCTGGATAAGGATAGCGTCCGGCGCTTTCTCAGCTATATGGAGAGGAATGGGCAGGGCATGCGATGGGGTTCGATCATCACCCCAGAGGCTTTGAACCATATGATTTCACAAAATGCGGTGAAATGTGTCAAAATTGTCTTGGAGGGCCAGGCACCTGAGCTTGATGGGTGCCGAGCCGGTCCCAACTGCATGAACCAGTATGGGTACTATCCCCTCCACCGAGCTGCTGAATTTTTTTCGGTTGACATGATTCAGTTGCTCGTCCGCCACGGCGCGTCCGCCAATCTACGCACAGCCGGTGCTGAGGTCATCGAGGGCCTTCTCCCACTCCATGTTGCAGTCGAGAACACGTGTATGCATAAGTATCTGGAAGACAGTCTGTTTCCTAACCACGAGCATCGGGATTACAGTGAGGCAGATGCCAACTTTATCTTCAAGCTCATCCATCTTCTGTGCCTACCTGAAATG AAGATCTTCTTGGATACGACTCGGCTGATTGCAAAATACACAGATAATCTATTGGATGAGCTGTGGAATTACATAAAAGAGGGAAAGCTTGCCGAGACAGCCGTTTTGCTCATGGCAGCTCAAGAGCAGATACGCATGGGAACTTCTCGCAAGAGAAATGGAGATAGTAAGCCAGATGGGCTTGCTATTATCTGTGACCGTATTTGGAACAACAATATTGCTTTGCAGTCTGAGAAGGGTCAGCAAGTGGAGGCAAGGATAAAGCTTAATAATATGGCATTGATGCTCGTTCATGTAATTTCCAAAGCTGGTGAAGGTCTTGATTCATACATTCAGAAGCATCTAGAG GTGCCGTATTTCATGCAGGTGCCCCATTTGGAGGTCATTGAACGTGTCTCGTCGATTCTCAAGGATAATGGTTTTTGTCCTACTAGTGAATGGACAGAAATTGGAAACCT CTGCCCCTATGAGGATGTGTTGTCCAGTGAGGATGTACCTAACAAATCTG GGGAAAGTGACACAAACAGGGAAGCTCTAGAAATGGATTATCTACAGACAGTAGTGAACAAG GCCACAAGAAAGAGAAAACCAAGACGATGGGAGCTCAAACTCGCCAGGAGAAGCTTCTTCCCATGGTGGAGATCAGTGTTATCTGCCCGGTCTAAAGTCAAGATCATCATCCCCCACAAATGGGCACGTCCTTCTGAATGCTTGGATCTCGAGATGGCTTGGAAGAAACCTACTCAAGGCTTGGATGGTGAGACAGCTTCGAAGAAGGAAACCGTCGAGGATGGGTCTGCTGCTGCAGGTCACGGCGTGATGGGCCGATTTCCCATGGTGGTATATAGTAGCAAGCCCGGTGAGCTGTTTACTACAATACCGCTCACTGATATACCCAAATACATGAAGCAACAACAGAGAAGGCAATCCAGAAGGCTGTTTAGTACAGCGGTTAATTATCAGCCCAGGATGGTGATTGGTACAGGAGTGAATCCTCAACCCGGAAGAAGGCTGTTTGGTACAGCGGCATTGATGCTGCTCAAAGTGTTGAAGAAGGCATGA